The DNA region ATCTTCTCCCAGCTCCTATCTCTGCTGCGGGTGCGTTTCAGAAGGCATCAGAGAGCAAGTCAGAGCCAAGGAGACAGCTCCTTCTGCCTGCCGccgttttctcttttaaagacaaaaatactcTCAGCTTGCATACACAAAAGCCGCCCGGGGCCTGAAGATCTGTTTATTTTGCAATTTACAAAGAGTGGGAGGCCCACAGTGTTCTCACTGAGCAGAGTCCAAATGTTACTTGGGCTCCGCACAAGGCCACAGGGTCGGCCCGGAGTGGGGACCGGGGAGCCCGCAGAGCTTGGGAAAGCAGAGGCAGCCACCGAGCCAGCTTTTTACGGGGACCCGAGGGACCACAGTTTCCGTCGACCTCGGCATTGGCAAAATCAATCTGTTCCATTGTCCCGGCAACATATGGTCAAGGGATTGTAGAGCAAGTCTGTGTAGGGCACAGGACCTCAGGCTGATCCTGGGTGTCATTTGAACCCAGGTGCCAATTGGTGCCACATGGTGGCAGGAAAAACCACTTGCCCGTGTGAGCCCCTTCCCCGGGCACTTTTGCCCCTGTGTCACCTGATGGGAGTGAGGGGCACCACGGTGGTCCCAGGCCCCTGGCGCTGAGCAGATGCCGGGCATTTGGGAAACAGATGCTTCCTAACTACCTCATCTCAGGGGGATCCCTCGTCAATCACAGTGATGTATCTAGGAAGGAAATGGTATTTTGGTTTGGTTGGTGATTGCTGTGGTCTCCCAAGGTAAACAAACCACCATTAATCACACCTGTGAGCTGGCAAAGACAAAAACACCGGCCAGAAGCATGAGCCTGGTGGAAGCTAGCTGCTCCTACAGGTGTTCAGTGGTTTCCGCTCCGCCTGTGCCCCGCTGCTCAGCTGTCCAGAGCCCTCCCCATGGTCACAGCAGGGTGCCGCCTCAGGCCCGACTGTCCACAGGACCTTGATCAAACTCTGGCTCACTTTACCCAAAatcaagctttctttttttttttttttttttttaacattttatttatttttgagacagggagagacagagcatgaacaggggagggtcagagagagggagacacagaatctgaaacaggctccaggctctgagctgtcagcacagagcccgacgcggggctcgaactcacggaccgcgagatcgtgacgagccgaagtcggccgcttaaccgactgagccacccaggggccccaaaatcAAACTTTCTAGAACACTACAAATGGCACCACCCCACCGTCGGAAGTTGACCCAGTTCTCAGGAGGTTCGTGTCATTACCCCCAAAAGGCTCTTGCTAAAATGTGCCATTACCTGGACAATTTGCACATTAATTCCATTAGCAAGCAATACTAACATGTTCACGATGACATGAGGAAGCCTGTGCACTAAGACCGCACCCCCTTCAAGGTAAacaggagcccccacccccaacacatgCATTCTCCACACCATCTGTCTTGAACCCACGAGGACTCTCATTATGGGTCCTTTACCCAGCCTACCTCAGTCTTCCAAGACGGCCAggtcacccccctccccagcactgtCCACACAGTTCCGTACACACCCATCCTGTGCTGCCCTCCCGCCCTCCTCAACCTTGGAAACCCTTACACCGTGCCCTCTGTAATCTGCTTGCCACGGTCAGCAAAATCCCCTGTATCTTCAACCTGTTGTGTGGATGTGCCTTCCATCTTCTTGCTCTAACACAACCAGAATCTCTTCTCAGGGCACGGCTCCCCCTGCAGCCCTCTCGTCTCCCACAGCCCCTCACACTGCTGAACCTGAGTGGGGTAGGCACTCCTGTTGTCCACTTTTTCTTTCaccatcttcctccctcctccctaaaACCCTTAGCTTTGAACCTCATGGCATCAGACTATCGCACATACTACCCTTCACTGTTCCTCTGACCCACCAGCCCCTAGTTTGCTTTCCCTGATTCCCTGATGATTTTAACTCCTGTTGCCCTGCCACTGTCTCCAATACTCTTCCTGTCTTCATTCTTGGGGATTTCACATGTGTGTAAATTATCCTTGCAACATCCCACCCCATCCATCCCGCCTTTTCTCTTGGTCTTAATTTCTCCATTGATATTGTCCTTCACTCTACCTCAGCTACTCACTCCCAAAGTTAAAACCTTGTCTTTATTCTCTGATCTTCACTTCCTATCCTTCTAGCTGCTTGAACCTCCAATTCATCGACCTTCCCCgtccctcctctccctgtccttcGCCCCTGTTAAGGTTCACTCTCCTTCTTACCCAACTAAAATGCCACGGTCAATCGTTATAATCATGCTCATGCACATATACTTTTTCTCCCTTGTCCTTCTCTCAATTTGATAAAACCACCACCCCAGAGACATTCAACTCTCCATCCACTCTGGTTTGCACATGGTctggaaaacacacacaacacCCTAATTGGTTTCACTGTAAAGTCATGATCTCCATGCTCAAGTGAGCCTTTAATCCTGCTGAGCAATGACACTAGCCATCCCTAGTTCATTCACTGCCCGGAAGTACTAAACTATTTCCTaccttctctctcctcactccccCATCATTTTGTCCCTCGTTCTCACTCTCAGCTGATTCTGTCTCCTACTTCTTAGGAAAATTGAAGCACTCAGAAAAGAACTTCTGGAAATCCCCATCACCTCCTGTACCCACTTAGCAGCCACCCTTCCACCAGCGTCTGTTATCTTATGTACTCTGCCGCCCACCTGTTACCATAGTAACTATCTTGTCCTCTGTCTGAAGCCAGCCCCCCAACTGGTGCACTAGACCCCTTCTCCTCTCAAATGCTCACTCGTAATCCTACCTTTCCCACATCAACTACTACTTCCTGTTGTTTCACTTCCATCAGCATACAAACATGGTATCATTTCCCCCGTCTTAGGAAACAAAGTTTCTTATCCTTACCTCTTGCTTTCAATTTCTGTCTGGTTTCCTGGCTCCCCTTTGAAGCAAAACTTCCAGAAAGTTGCCTATACTTGCCTCTGCaactccccttctcctttctcacttAACCCCACCCGAAATAGGTTCTTATGCCCCCCACTACACCAAAAACTGTTCAAGGATACCAATGGCTGCTTCCTCGCTGAATCCAACTGTAAATTCTCAGCCCTTATCTTACTTGATTtaccagattttctttctttttttatttatttattttgagagaaagaacacaagaggaagaggagctgagagagagggagagagagaacccacaaATGCAAACGCAGGGTTTAATCTCACGAACTGTGgtatcgtgacctgagttgaaatcaagagtgagacgcttaaccaactgaagcacccaggctcccctgatttACCAGATTTTCATCTGATCACAGTTGACCACCTACCCCCCACCCCGAGTCCTCTGCACTTGGTTCCCAGaactcccaactcttgattttcctcCTGCCTCAATGGCTGTGCCTTCCAAATCTTtttgcttcttcctctctccaaccTTTTAATTTGGAGTTCTCCGTCCTCTTGGTTTATATCAACTTCTTGGATGATCTCATCCAGTCTCATACCATTTAAATACCAGTGATTaccaaatttacattcccatcccATACATTGCTCCTAAAATCCTAACTCCCCTCTCTGACCCCCTGCTCAACATTTCAGCCCGGATATCCACAAAGCATTTCATATCCTATATGCCTCAAACtgattttcttcccccaaatctccACCTATATCCCCTTTGTACCCAACTCAATTGATGGCATCTCTATCTTTCAATTTGCTCAGGCCAAAACCCTGAAGACTCATTTGTGattcttctcttgttttcatATCCCACGTCTGGTATGTCAAGAAGCCCTTGACTAAACTTTCAAATTATATCCAGAATGTGACTATTTTCCACCACTTCTGCTATCACTCTGTTCTGAACACCATCATTCCCTGCTTGGATTATCACAAGAGCttctgaatgctttttttttttttttcttgcttttttttttttttttttttctgaatgctttTTTCTGCTCTGGTCTTGCCCCACAGCAACTACAATGAGCCTTTCAAAGGGTATGTCAAATCATTCCCCTCTTTTTCTCCAAGCCCCTCTAATGGCTCCcatctcagagtaaaagccagagTCCTTCTAATAGCCTGTAATGTCACACATGATCCAGCTCCCACATGACCTCTTTGGCCTCATCTTCTGTTCTCCTTGGTCACTTCAGCCACTTCTTGTGACACCCCAAACATGCCAGGCAGTTTGGGGTCTTCTGCTTGGACTTTTACAGCAGCTCTTGCCTCTGCCTAGAATGGTTTCCCCCTGGGAAATCTGGATTATTCATttacctccttcaagtctttggtCAAATGCTTCTTTTTCCATGAGACCTACCCTGACCCCCTTATTTAATATCAttgctacttttttcttttttcccatagCGTTTACTTCCACTTATGTTGTCTGTCTCCTCCTGCTAGAAGATAAGCTCTACTAGGTCAAAGAACTTTGTCCACTTTGTTCATagacatatttcaaatatatggaaCACTATGTCCTATAGTtagtgctcaatgaatatttgctgaatgaataaattcctgAGGCCAAACATCATAAAATGTGAATGGCAGAGACTAGAGATCAGCCTGGGTGGACAATAAATATTTTGCTAGATGTTGGGGGTAGGAATAAGGGATAAAAGAGATAATGAGGGATATGAGAAAGCATTAAAAGCAACTGCTTACCAGTTAGCCTTTGGCCCTGGATCCAGTTCGGCTGTCAGAAAAGCAAACCATCAGCCCAAACTGGCAATACAGCATGAGGCAAGTTCCTGACTCAGTATGAGTCTCAGTcacctcaactgtaaaatgaaaataatacctgAATTACAGGATTGTTATAAGTAAATAAGATAGTGTATATAaagtgcctaacacagtgcctggtacacactGGGTGCTTGAAAATGTAGCAATTATAATTTATCAAATCCCAATGTGCTATTTGTATCCTGAATTTATGGGGACTTCAAACGGTGTGGTTATTTCTCAAACCACAACTCATCAAGAATTCCAAGACTTTGTTGAATTTCATCGCAAAAAGGAGTATCGATAACCTCCACAGGACGGCACTGTGTTCCAGCCCTGTTTCCCTGCATTCGATGGGTTTGAAATATTGTAAAATTGTGTGACTGATGCCCTCtgctggcttttgtttttcttgacctTGGGCCTTTGGCTTAGATGATGTTTAATGGCTCCATGCTTCCTTGAAAATGCTCAGCATGGATTCTTATAACCACAATTTAAGCCAGCTGCCCAAAGCCTCACTCAAAGTTTATAGTACCGACACAGCATGCAGGCATCCCACTGACACCAGTCTGGCCACCACGCAGAACCAATGTGCTGCTGTCCTCAGATCCCTGCACAGCCTTCTAGCTGCCTGCCAATCACCCAGAAGCCACATCAGGCCACAAAACAAAGCACACCTGCTGCTCTACAGCTCTACCTCTCCCTGATCCCTTCCATTCCCAACTACAATCCCTGGCACCATTTTGGAAGGACAGGCAAAGCTGCCTCCCCATTCCTCCTTCTTTGCCCTCActtaccaccaccacccaccgTCCAGCATATCTACTGAAAGGAAGATTGACGGGAAACAGAGCCGGGAGGAAGGGGTGCAGGGTGAGGAAGGCTGACAGTTTCCTACACAAACGagattttgtttgggattttaaTTCCAATGCTACTGTAATgccttttccttccattccccccttcccttcccacacaCACATCATAGTATTCTCTAAAAGTCTAAATCATTAACATTCTGTTTGCACACTTTCAGTGTTGTTTAAATTTCAGAGACTGACCGCATCACGTTACTTAAGTGATGAGTAACTTTCCCAACAACTGTCACACAGGTCATACCAATTATCTAGGCCTGCCTCCCTATGCCGCCAGCAGTAACCCAAAGCAGCGTGCCATAAGTAAGCCTCATCATCCCGCAGTGAGCTCTTAGTACCACTTAAGAGCTTGgagtttcttaacattttcttacaaaatatttatggcttttttatttgcattttacccCAAAACTTTTTGGAATCCATTTACATTCTTGGTCTGTGAAACTTCTTGGAGTTACTGCAGAAAGtgtataaaattgtattttcatttgtcttaaacTTGCCTTGCTCAAATTTCAAAGGGTGTCTTTTGTAACTCATGACTTGGTAAAGAAATCAAGGTTCATTTCGACCCTTTATAGTTTTATAGGTGATGATGTTGTATCTCTGTTGAGCCTTCCTTCCGGGCTGTGGTGTTCTATTCTCTAATCTGTTTTCATAGGGCCAGTCTTTCCCTTTGGTTCCttaccattttgattttttaattatctttctgTGATCCATTTCTAATTCCACTATATTCCTGGTTATGAGGCAACCAATTCTGTACAAAGAATTCCAAGTGCAAAAGCACTAGATTCTGTTTAGATCTCAATACCCTTCCAGATTACGCCCGGAATTTAGAACCAACGTCCTCCAGATACTACAATTAGAACACTTAGCCTGAGTGTACCATCTCAGGCACCTCAAACTTTACGTGTcccattcttattttcttatctacTTCACCTCCAAACCTGTTCTCACTTCTGTCTTTTCATGGTACACAAATCCACTCAAGGCAGAAGCTGGTCATCCTCCAGTCCCTTCCATTTCCCAACATGAGTCTACCAAGTTCTCTGACAGCCTCTCTAATCAGGCCTCTCATCTCCACACCCATCGGCCTCACACCTAGTCCAGACGTTCACTCTTCACTATTGCCACAGAGCTCCCCGGGCTCAGCCCGAAAACTGGTGCCagaattgtatttatatatatacatacatatgcacatacatagaGAGATATACACACTCATGAAAGTGTGTGTGGTGGAAATCTTGTCTCCCTTTTCAAAACCTCAATTTACACTGACACTGACTGCAGAATACGAGAATTCAAAGTACTCAGCACTCTCAGACCCCATACCCTCTCCCTGTAGCCCATCTATCCTGTGCTTCTGTCCACTGCCAGGATAAATCAGGTCCCCGTGCACTTTGAACATACTGTTCACTCTGGTTGTAATATCCTTCTCACCACCTTTCCACCTGAATTGAGTTGGCAGCCCCACTCTACATCATCCAACCCTCAACTCTCCGTTCCCCTCCCATTTCCACAACCACCAAACCAAATATGGTCAGGTCTTGGGGGGCTCCAAATACTATACACAGTGTGACAGAGAAGAGCTGAAAAATGACAGCACAGCACATTAATTCATCCCACTGAAACTGTTTTTGAAAGTGGCTCAAATCTGGGGAACTTTCTGCTCATTGACACAGATGTGGCTGCTTACGTGAGTTCCCTAAAGCTGATAATCACATACCTATTCAAATAGGACAAatgtattaaaacataaaaaaaagaaaaaagcacaatCATATACAATTCTTTACTACCTCCAACCACTGGTGCTCTGTTCCTGATGTGAACTACACAGTAACTATGAGCCAGTTCTGCCCACTCACGAGGGGTGAAATGGCCACACCCAATGCAGGATCCATGCTTTGAGCTCCACAAGTCAGTTTCCAAgatccttctctcccctctggccAGTGTCCTTGGGACTAGGAAAGCAATCTAACTGGCCCTAAGGAAAACTACCCATTCTAATGAAACACTATTCTCATCAGTCCAAAGAGCTGAAGACACTAGTTCACAGTCCTGTTCGAgacattttttgagaaatctatGTTCAGAGAAATACAAGCATTACTTAGTTTCTGACTTGAAATTAATTTCTAGTGAGAAGGGATTGCCCCAAATGAGTTATGTCATGAGTTACCAGATATTCTGGGAAGCACCCGATGCATCTTATACTTCATCTCTGTCCCTCTTCAAGTCGTCCTAGAGATCAACCTGATACAGCAGTAACGGCGAACATTACCGTTCCTCTGCTACGCGCCCAGAGTTCCTCAAAGCACTCATACATCTCATCTAATTATCACAATTCTAGAGGTAAATACTTccattcccactttacagatgaaaaaactgaaacacagagcAGTTGCATAACCCAAGATCCAAGCATTTGCTCCCTCCTTAGATAAACTGGATTGCTCCCAATGACCTGTGGTTAAAGCCCAAATTCCTGAATATTCACACCCCTACTTGTTACTCAAACCTTCCTTTCCAACTTTCCCTCAAACCCCCAGAACCCTGATCTCCCATGAAACACCTTCCCACTTTTGTGCTTGTCCTAAAAAACAGACGTGGCCCAAAGGCAGCCACATGTTGCATGCAAGTGTGGCTTTTGTCCAGATTCAAATTTGACAGAATTTACAAGTcagatttcacattaaaaatcacAATTACAGCTACTGAGACTTCATTTAGAAATCATTAGATGTCATCAGAAATCTGAAGCTCTGCAGCCAGGCCTACGCTCTGATTAGAAACACTCAGCTGGAGCAGAGTAGTGATCGCCCTCCCTGGCCGGGGCCAAGCTCCATCCAGTTTTCAGCTGCCATTAGCCACACAAAGTATGACTCGTGTGACTTGTATGCCTTGCTCATATTACTGACCTGATTCCTAAAGGCCTTTGCCACCTTGCCCTAAAACCATCTTTTACTTACTTAAATCTCACCTAACCACCAAGACCAAGCTCAAATGCCATCTCCTCTAATAAATATTTCCTAGTTTCTCCAATTCAATTTGGCCTCCAGCCTCTGAATTCCCTCAGCATTCTGATTATGTATTGCGACACATCACATCCGGGTCCCAGGCAGTTAGTGTGCACGTACCTCACTAAGAACTACGTAGAAACTCTGAGTGAGGTAAGGTTAAATAACCAATTCTGTGATCTTAGGCGACAAAATGTCACAGCATCTAGGATTCTAGGATTTGAGATCCAGATAACCAAAGGAGAGAAGTgacttgaacacacacacatactttcatTCTCTTCATGCCCCTTCTGTCAGCCTTCTGCTTACAGAAAAATCATGGGACAACTTAATGgatgtgttgttatttttttaatagaaaccaCATCACTTCCTTTGTTACAGCAATAATGAGGCAGTAATTCAAGAGGGTCCCAGAAAGCTTTTTCATCCacaaagtaacagaaagaaaaacaccttCATCACTCACGCCCTTGgttagctttttcttttcatctctgttcACCCACCCACAATAGTATGTTGCTTCCAGAATGGGATTCTGCCTTCAAATCCTGTATGAGCCGGGAGATTAGTCTATCAGCTTCCCTTAAGAACGGAATGGAAATCCCTAACTCAGCTGAGAAACCTGGACaagtcttctttgatttcagcCTCATCCCAAGGCCcatgaatgttttctttaaaaagctgcAGGCGAATGAGGTAGAAAGGGCAGAGACAAGAGATGGAAAACAGCAGAAGGGCAAAGAGGATGGCTCCCACAGCACTAATGGACAGCAGGCCTCCCAAGGCTGAAAATGCAAAAAGCAGCGTGACACCCACGTAGCTACGGGGAGTACATGCCTTCAGTTTCTTCTGCAACATGGGCCACAGGGCAAAAATCTGGATGGCAAAAGTCACCATGATGAAGGCATGCAGGGAACGGGGCAGGCGCGAGGCAAGGCAGACAGAAGCAAAGATGGCCATGTTCAAGGACAGCGTGCTGGATACAATGGCAGCATTGGCGCCATAGTCAAAGAAAATGAGGTGGCCCAAAAGCATGAAGACTGACATGGCATAGATGGTGTCAGTGCTGACAGACTCCGTCAGGGTCTTCAGCACTGGGGAAAAACCGTAGGTGAAAGTAATGAAAACCAGGGCGCTCTTCAAGTCAGCCCACCGGGTCCGCCCACTCTTCTTCCGTCCTTCACCTCCGTCAATGAGATCGAACAAAACATAGCCAATCAGTGAAGAGGCCAGGCCGGTCCCAAAGAGCCACTGGGGGGCCAGAAGACCTTCATCCATATACCACCAGATGACCACAAACACACAGACGCTGCACAGCTGCTGTATCACCACGCTCGACTCGAACACCACGGCCCAGTACTGGTACTTCCGGGCGTGGATGTTTTTCCGGAGCTCTTCCAGGAAACGCCGGTCCACGTAGTTATCGGGAAACGGCTGTCGCTCGTACAGGACCTTCTGCCACTTGGCCTCCTCAGTGTCAGCTACAGGCTGGGGCCCCATTATCCTCTCCCTCAAACTCAGGCCAGCTCAGTCTCCCTCGCAGAAGTCCACGTGGTTCTCGTTCCTTATAAAGTTCCGAAATAAGACCTCTCTGGAAATCCCATGCCGGGTGGTGGCTGACACTGCACCGACCTGCCTCGCTTTCAAAGGCGGCAACCCAGGCTAGGCCAAGTTCCTGGAAAAAGACACACCATGAACCTCGGAAAGCTGTGAACCGTCCGGGAAGAACAGAGTTAAAGTCAAAGCAACCCAATTTGTTAGAAGTCTGAGCAACATGTGTGCGGTGGCCATTTTATATCCGTGGACATTCAACCTCTGTTTCAGATTTTAAGTTATAATCCCACGGAAGATAACAGACATCTGGTAGCTAGTACGTACTGAGTGCCTACTCCGCGCCAAGTGCCTCTGgagcttctttcatttaatcccCGCATGCTTTCAAGTTAGCATTAGCTCCACTTTAGTTAGTAAACAAGAAACAACCCGAGATTCAAAGTGCTTAAAGTAACTTTAGCCCAAGTTAACAGTGATAAACACTGGAGCCAGATTCAAACCAatgtctgaccccaaagcctgGGCCTCACATCACGTCTCCCTCTAAACCAGTTAGCTCAGGGGTTCACGTATCCCCGAGGCTTCACCCAAAGCCCTCCCTGTCGCTGTATGCTTGTAGCTGCACTTAGTGCAAATTTCTAGGGATAGGATCCAGAGCTTTTATTTACGGAGTTCTCAAAGGcatgtgttattaaaaaaaaaaaagaaagaaaaaagaaagaaagaaagaaagaaagaaaagaaagggaaaaaaaagaaaagaaaaaagaaaagaaagaaggtacCAAGGACTCAAAGATTCTTAATCCATTAACTGAGCGTAACATCCTTTAAAAAGTTATCACTCCACTTATAACGGAAAAACTCTTGGGAGGTTCGAAGACAGCGACCCCTTTTTCACAATGAAAACTTAAGAGTCAGAAATACCAGGGTCATGCTGCAAGTCTGCGAAGAAAATTCTTATTGCCGACCTTATTTCTTCCATAGAGCCCGCGCTAGGTTTTGCTTCACAAGCGAGACACCCTGGGAGCCCCCCTCACTGCAGCAAGGACCCCGGCCCCAGGAGCTCACGGCTTCGCCCCGGGTGGAGGATCCGCGGCGCCGGAAAGGGCAACGCCCCTCCGTGGGGCCGGGGGTCGGGCAGGTGTCCCCGGGGGCGCCCCACTCCCCCTCCGGGGCCTCCCGCGCCCGCCGCCCGTGAGGATGGCGGAGGAGAAAGGCCCGCAAACACTAACTCCCGCTCGAAACCCACCTGCCCGCAATTCCTAGGGCTGCGCGGCCGGGAAGGGCGGCCGCTCGCCTCCTTCCCCATCCGGGGCGCCGGGGGGTCGCGACGGCGGCCGAGCGCTTCCGGGTTCGCCACAGCCTCCGCGGCAAGAGCGCCCTTCCCCGGCTAGAGAGACTGCGAGGTCGCTGCTGCCCCCTCCTGGCTGCTCAGAGGACCTCCCGGCTCCCCTCTGAGGACGCACCGCTCAGAGTCCAGGAAAAAGCCAGTCCCCAGCGGGATTTGGCGTCCGAACAACGCCAGGGGTAGAGGCTGGGCTGGTAACGAGA from Lynx canadensis isolate LIC74 chromosome F1, mLynCan4.pri.v2, whole genome shotgun sequence includes:
- the PIGC gene encoding phosphatidylinositol N-acetylglucosaminyltransferase subunit C → MGPQPVADTEEAKWQKVLYERQPFPDNYVDRRFLEELRKNIHARKYQYWAVVFESSVVIQQLCSVCVFVVIWWYMDEGLLAPQWLFGTGLASSLIGYVLFDLIDGGEGRKKSGRTRWADLKSALVFITFTYGFSPVLKTLTESVSTDTIYAMSVFMLLGHLIFFDYGANAAIVSSTLSLNMAIFASVCLASRLPRSLHAFIMVTFAIQIFALWPMLQKKLKACTPRSYVGVTLLFAFSALGGLLSISAVGAILFALLLFSISCLCPFYLIRLQLFKENIHGPWDEAEIKEDLSRFLS